One segment of Sulfobacillus thermosulfidooxidans DSM 9293 DNA contains the following:
- a CDS encoding glycosyltransferase: MRIVEVITGGEPGGAQRHVSELVQYLASQRHQVAVVHGGGHWLSQAVEKVAPVYYLRYLQRDISWQDMAAFTALLKIVRQLRPDVIHAHSSKAGILSRLVGIILKIPVVYTSHGLVFFDSTRSWRSRKFYQLLETWAAKRSRGIITLSNMDYEFMRSVKTQAIVKKIPNGVPVRALFPKQLGHQRRIGFIGRFSREKGLDVVLKAAEQTMSWQWIIAGDGPFRAQIIHASERLPNLKWVGWMENLDEFFNEIDVVVQPSYKEGLPYTVLDAMAAGIPVVATPVGALTEVLGAIDVQLLCPVGNVEALIESIHYAFDHYDQIAEASYHLVKNEYNLNTQLEKTLGMLISVVES, translated from the coding sequence GTGCGTATCGTTGAGGTAATTACGGGAGGAGAGCCGGGCGGAGCTCAGCGTCACGTTTCCGAACTTGTACAATATTTGGCGAGTCAAAGACATCAGGTCGCCGTTGTCCACGGCGGTGGGCATTGGTTAAGTCAGGCTGTCGAAAAAGTCGCGCCTGTTTATTATCTTCGCTATTTGCAGCGGGATATCTCATGGCAGGATATGGCGGCATTTACCGCTTTATTAAAGATTGTGAGGCAATTGCGGCCGGATGTGATCCATGCCCATAGTTCCAAGGCAGGGATTTTATCGCGCTTGGTTGGCATCATTCTCAAAATTCCTGTGGTCTATACATCCCATGGACTAGTGTTTTTTGATAGCACGCGATCGTGGCGAAGCCGAAAGTTTTATCAACTTTTAGAAACATGGGCCGCAAAACGGAGCCGCGGAATTATTACCTTAAGCAATATGGATTATGAGTTTATGCGGTCAGTTAAAACCCAGGCTATCGTCAAAAAAATTCCCAACGGGGTTCCAGTTCGGGCCTTGTTCCCAAAACAGTTAGGGCATCAGCGGCGCATTGGGTTTATAGGTCGATTTTCTCGAGAGAAGGGTCTCGATGTTGTACTGAAAGCGGCTGAACAGACAATGTCCTGGCAATGGATTATTGCAGGGGATGGTCCTTTTCGAGCCCAAATTATCCACGCTTCCGAACGATTACCCAATTTGAAATGGGTCGGGTGGATGGAGAATCTTGATGAATTTTTCAATGAAATCGATGTAGTCGTACAGCCGTCGTATAAAGAAGGTCTGCCGTATACCGTTTTGGACGCTATGGCGGCAGGAATCCCGGTAGTTGCGACACCTGTGGGTGCTTTAACTGAAGTTCTTGGGGCAATTGATGTTCAACTGCTTTGTCCGGTCGGGAATGTCGAGGCTTTGATTGAGAGCATTCATTATGCTTTTGACCATTATGATCAAATTGCAGAAGCGTCTTATCATCTTGTTAAGAATGAGTACAATCTTAACACCCAACTTGAAAAAACGTTGGGGATGTTAATATCGGTGGTGGAATCGTGA
- a CDS encoding SPL family radical SAM protein encodes MVEIFHIPSHQALNKTRTEFMGFDWSANPYRGCSHACHYCYARDTHRYLNLSIGPDFSKKLFVKDNFPLRLRQNLHHHHVPLDHIITLGTATDPYQPIEAKYRITRSILEVFLDTGHALTITTKSPLILRDLDLLQVLARRGQLQVHVSLISLNSTQLRILEPGASNPMRRVEMMANLIEAGVPTAWFLAPILPAITDDDNDLVSIFVTAQSIKVRWLMASIAHFTPTTYAYFCEALAHSSLASRLPAFSRAYQPSNYTVKSTYRSQLRHKLQQLHLEYGIAASAEGPHGYRAIYQDQFAFGQHTVPNSAQTLYSKTHIANHVQG; translated from the coding sequence ATGGTAGAAATTTTTCATATCCCTTCTCACCAAGCACTAAATAAGACCCGTACAGAGTTTATGGGATTTGATTGGTCCGCAAATCCTTACCGCGGCTGTTCCCATGCCTGCCATTACTGCTATGCGCGAGATACCCATCGATATCTCAATTTGAGCATCGGTCCAGATTTTAGTAAAAAACTGTTCGTCAAAGACAACTTTCCTCTACGGCTTCGGCAAAATTTACACCATCACCATGTTCCCCTTGATCATATTATTACCCTGGGAACAGCCACAGATCCCTACCAACCCATCGAGGCCAAATATCGTATCACCCGTTCGATTTTAGAGGTGTTCCTTGACACAGGTCATGCTTTGACCATTACCACAAAATCACCACTCATTTTGCGTGACTTAGACTTGTTGCAAGTGTTAGCCCGCCGGGGCCAACTACAAGTGCACGTCAGTTTGATTTCCCTCAATTCTACGCAGTTGCGAATTTTAGAGCCGGGAGCGTCCAATCCCATGAGACGGGTCGAAATGATGGCTAATTTAATCGAAGCGGGTGTGCCTACGGCTTGGTTCTTGGCTCCCATCCTTCCTGCCATTACCGATGATGACAATGACTTAGTCTCCATCTTCGTGACAGCACAATCCATTAAGGTTCGATGGCTTATGGCCAGCATTGCACATTTTACCCCAACCACGTATGCGTATTTTTGCGAGGCACTGGCTCATAGTTCTTTAGCTTCTCGACTTCCCGCGTTTTCACGCGCCTACCAGCCATCCAATTACACCGTAAAAAGCACTTACCGCTCCCAGTTACGTCACAAGCTCCAGCAACTCCACCTCGAATATGGCATTGCAGCGAGTGCCGAAGGTCCGCACGGCTATCGAGCTATTTACCAAGACCAGTTTGCTTTTGGTCAGCATACCGTCCCGAATTCTGCACAAACCCTCTACAGTAAAACCCACATAGCCAACCATGTGCAGGGATAA
- a CDS encoding glutamate synthase-related protein: MISRSFSLLKHIGIEHDACAIYAAIAKEPVTLQQTERLWRVGIDSLRQMDHRAGWIDGRSDGTGLLVDIPRELWQQRLKEHGVSAYSAYDPRFWILQLVIPISARRESLQTLNQLLPTLNFRRLVSHIDLTDSVQVLDSHALWYEGNLHETENIFAALEALEARFSGLIASFSNSHIVLKVTEGPDALEPLLAEQLGTHFQPRAVIGHNRFSTNTATDLSRVQPFLGLAHNGEIDTIDRLQHEMAAHGIKPIPQGSDSQNLDRLLSALVLRDKLGHAEAVRVAISPSPAVIEQLSPSLQALWRQIRAIWGPYAQGPAAIVHRLGNSIVAAVDAMGLRPLWVLETQEYFILSSEPGITSPDSWIKEPRVLGPGQMIAFEWTENGPVNVVEDDTVMARLANKLMGEPPQKWEASHRGHAVHSYPTGVYRANGWTKDDEQLIKTFAEGHREPIGSLGFDGPLAPFSESPVNISDYLQETVAVVTNPALDREREAEHFSLTTLLGARPQWQNIKPVVPQPVLLESPWLNDEDMERLTEYFGSHVSVLNLSMMPYQEELEAVNQLAHEAVAVVETGTSVLILDDRASIGENSVGLDPTLAVGAIDAALIQHGLRRQCSIIVCSGMIRNLHDSAVLLGLGANALNPYLIWDLSADQYEAVKTVMNHGLEKIISTMGIHELQGYGRVFSAIGLPEPIAELLQIKTFAPAPYESWLEHRNQQLAARLSYRNEATRLLPIPRATNHVFKAVKKLANRSMTAREYEDQLRHVETKYPIALRQTLTFDASHSLNEDTPVSLEVGDHSLPFVISSMSFGSQGETAFRAYAEAGKRLNMLSMNGEGGEIPDMIGRYYYWRGHQIASGRFGVNTNLLNGARYAEIKIGQGAKPGEGGHLPGKKVSVKVAHARNAVPGVDLISPSNNHDLYSIEDLKELIDELKEANPELLVSVKVPVVPNIGTIAVGIVKAGADVISLSGFEGGTGAARVHALRHVGLPADIGVPLTHAALTLAGLRDRVEIWADGGLRSAADVVRMILLGANRVGFGTLSMMALGCTICRGCQLDTCHVGITTQIESLEEAQEKGLKRFIPQDFESAVEGLVNVFNGLAEGVRMHLRTLGFTSIQQAVGQMHLLRQTSWQDLVGYETFLNELNDLIQQDELVAEGNQAVGIVAKSDLRRSSMRLRNSRSIGTNVSGQRIRYKDIKTPILNPVERVAGQGFGAFLSQGVHLIAHGGAQDGVGKGASGGLIAVVKAPNAQGRYYGGHVGKSMAYGAQAGIFIVQGGADARAGIRLAGADVVILGDGIPTPKAAANSWESAVIKGFGFEYMTRGRGLILGDPGPWLASGMTGGVIYLLHQPEEGLTRSYLESRLARSAKVAIVPINDHDVRDINELLEPALRVLITTNQHQLVARLRDILAQSLNRFLKIVPASEQMDPSISTE; the protein is encoded by the coding sequence ATGATTTCGCGTTCTTTTTCATTACTTAAACATATTGGCATCGAACATGATGCTTGTGCGATTTATGCGGCGATTGCCAAAGAACCGGTAACGCTACAACAAACCGAACGGTTGTGGCGTGTCGGCATTGACTCGTTACGCCAAATGGATCATCGGGCGGGATGGATCGACGGCCGGAGTGATGGAACAGGATTATTAGTCGACATTCCTCGAGAACTCTGGCAGCAACGCCTCAAAGAGCACGGAGTGTCTGCATACTCCGCCTATGATCCGAGGTTCTGGATTTTACAGTTGGTTATTCCCATTTCCGCGCGGCGGGAGTCTCTCCAAACACTGAACCAATTGCTCCCGACCCTAAATTTTCGCCGTCTGGTCTCTCATATAGATCTGACCGATAGCGTCCAAGTCCTCGACTCTCATGCCTTGTGGTATGAAGGTAATCTGCATGAGACAGAAAACATCTTTGCAGCACTTGAGGCTTTGGAGGCGCGATTTAGCGGACTTATCGCGTCGTTTAGCAATTCCCATATCGTTTTAAAAGTAACAGAAGGCCCTGATGCTCTGGAACCTCTTCTTGCTGAACAACTTGGCACGCATTTTCAACCACGGGCGGTCATTGGTCACAATCGGTTTTCCACCAATACCGCGACGGATCTTTCACGGGTGCAGCCATTTTTAGGGTTGGCTCATAACGGTGAAATTGACACGATTGACCGTTTGCAACATGAAATGGCAGCCCATGGGATTAAACCAATCCCGCAAGGAAGCGATTCCCAGAATCTCGATCGTCTCTTATCGGCGTTGGTGTTACGTGATAAACTCGGTCACGCTGAAGCTGTTCGTGTTGCCATTAGCCCTTCACCAGCGGTCATCGAACAATTATCTCCCTCACTGCAAGCGTTATGGCGACAAATTCGCGCGATATGGGGACCCTATGCTCAAGGTCCAGCCGCCATCGTTCACCGTTTAGGTAACAGTATTGTGGCTGCCGTAGACGCGATGGGACTCCGACCGTTGTGGGTCTTAGAAACGCAAGAATATTTCATTTTGTCATCTGAGCCCGGCATTACCTCGCCGGATAGTTGGATTAAGGAACCGCGTGTCCTGGGGCCAGGGCAAATGATTGCGTTTGAATGGACCGAAAATGGACCCGTGAATGTTGTTGAAGATGACACCGTAATGGCTCGCTTAGCGAATAAATTAATGGGCGAACCCCCTCAAAAGTGGGAAGCCTCACATCGTGGCCACGCTGTCCACTCCTATCCAACCGGAGTGTACCGCGCCAACGGTTGGACCAAAGATGACGAACAGCTTATTAAGACTTTCGCTGAAGGACACCGGGAACCAATTGGGTCATTGGGATTCGATGGCCCACTCGCCCCATTTTCTGAAAGCCCCGTCAACATCAGTGATTATCTACAAGAAACTGTGGCGGTGGTCACCAATCCCGCCTTAGATCGCGAACGGGAAGCCGAACATTTTTCCTTGACCACGCTACTGGGTGCCAGACCACAATGGCAAAATATAAAACCTGTTGTCCCCCAGCCTGTCTTACTCGAATCACCGTGGCTCAATGATGAGGACATGGAACGCTTAACCGAATATTTTGGTTCACACGTTAGCGTATTGAATCTGTCCATGATGCCTTATCAAGAAGAACTCGAAGCGGTGAATCAATTAGCCCATGAAGCCGTTGCCGTTGTCGAAACCGGCACGTCAGTTCTCATTTTGGATGACCGTGCGAGTATTGGAGAAAATTCAGTGGGACTTGACCCTACGCTCGCGGTGGGAGCTATTGATGCAGCGTTAATTCAGCATGGGCTACGCAGACAATGTAGCATTATTGTCTGCTCTGGGATGATCCGTAATCTCCATGATAGTGCAGTCTTGCTGGGCCTAGGGGCTAATGCTTTAAATCCCTACCTCATTTGGGACCTTTCCGCGGATCAATATGAAGCGGTTAAAACCGTAATGAACCACGGCCTTGAAAAAATTATTTCTACCATGGGAATTCATGAATTACAAGGTTATGGCCGAGTGTTTTCGGCGATTGGTTTACCGGAGCCCATCGCCGAACTTCTGCAAATTAAAACCTTTGCGCCCGCTCCGTATGAATCATGGCTAGAACACCGTAACCAGCAATTGGCGGCCCGGTTGTCCTACCGGAACGAAGCCACACGTTTGTTACCTATTCCCCGGGCGACCAATCACGTATTCAAAGCGGTAAAGAAACTCGCTAATCGTTCGATGACAGCTCGGGAATATGAAGACCAGCTTCGCCATGTGGAAACCAAATATCCTATCGCACTGCGCCAAACTCTCACTTTTGATGCATCCCATTCCCTCAACGAGGATACACCGGTCTCATTAGAGGTAGGGGATCATTCGTTACCGTTTGTCATTTCTTCCATGTCGTTCGGATCCCAAGGGGAAACGGCATTTCGTGCCTATGCAGAAGCCGGTAAACGCCTGAACATGCTGTCAATGAATGGTGAAGGCGGAGAAATCCCGGACATGATTGGTCGGTACTATTACTGGCGTGGTCACCAAATTGCCTCAGGTCGTTTTGGCGTCAACACGAATTTGCTTAATGGCGCCCGCTATGCGGAAATCAAAATCGGCCAAGGGGCCAAGCCGGGTGAAGGTGGACATCTACCCGGAAAAAAGGTGTCAGTTAAGGTGGCTCATGCTCGAAACGCGGTTCCGGGCGTTGATCTCATTTCGCCCAGCAACAATCACGACTTGTATTCCATTGAAGACCTGAAAGAATTAATCGACGAGCTCAAAGAGGCAAATCCCGAATTACTCGTTTCGGTGAAAGTTCCTGTCGTTCCTAACATCGGAACAATTGCCGTGGGAATTGTTAAAGCTGGCGCCGATGTCATTAGCTTATCAGGTTTCGAAGGGGGAACAGGTGCAGCACGAGTTCATGCTTTACGGCACGTTGGCTTACCAGCAGACATTGGAGTACCGCTTACGCATGCCGCATTGACTCTCGCAGGTTTGCGAGATCGAGTCGAAATTTGGGCGGATGGAGGATTGCGTAGTGCCGCCGATGTTGTCCGAATGATATTGTTAGGAGCCAATCGAGTCGGTTTTGGTACCCTAAGTATGATGGCTTTAGGGTGTACAATTTGTCGGGGTTGCCAACTCGACACGTGCCATGTTGGCATTACCACGCAAATTGAGTCCCTTGAAGAGGCTCAGGAAAAAGGACTTAAACGATTTATCCCCCAGGATTTTGAATCGGCAGTGGAAGGCTTAGTCAACGTATTTAATGGTCTGGCCGAGGGTGTTCGAATGCATTTAAGGACGCTTGGCTTTACCTCTATTCAGCAAGCTGTCGGGCAAATGCACCTGTTACGACAAACAAGCTGGCAAGACCTCGTCGGCTATGAAACATTCTTAAATGAGCTGAATGACTTAATTCAACAAGATGAATTAGTCGCAGAAGGAAACCAAGCTGTAGGAATCGTCGCTAAGAGTGACCTTCGTCGTAGCTCGATGCGCCTTCGTAATAGTCGGTCCATTGGAACCAATGTATCTGGCCAACGGATTCGTTACAAAGATATTAAGACTCCGATTTTAAACCCTGTTGAACGGGTCGCAGGTCAAGGATTTGGCGCCTTTCTTAGCCAGGGCGTGCACCTCATTGCTCATGGTGGTGCCCAAGATGGCGTAGGTAAAGGGGCATCAGGAGGACTTATTGCTGTAGTCAAGGCCCCCAATGCCCAAGGACGCTATTACGGCGGTCATGTCGGAAAAAGTATGGCCTATGGAGCGCAAGCAGGCATATTTATTGTGCAAGGTGGAGCCGATGCCCGGGCTGGTATCCGTTTAGCGGGCGCTGATGTTGTAATTCTCGGGGATGGTATTCCGACACCCAAAGCAGCCGCTAATTCATGGGAAAGTGCAGTGATCAAAGGTTTTGGGTTTGAATACATGACTCGCGGACGCGGTCTTATCCTAGGAGATCCCGGTCCATGGCTAGCGTCGGGAATGACTGGCGGGGTCATTTACCTCCTGCACCAACCAGAGGAAGGGTTAACGCGCTCCTATTTGGAAAGCCGGCTCGCACGTTCGGCCAAAGTTGCAATTGTTCCGATTAATGATCACGATGTCCGGGACATTAATGAGCTATTAGAACCGGCTTTGCGTGTCTTGATAACCACCAATCAACACCAGCTGGTTGCACGACTTCGAGACATTTTAGCCCAGTCGCTGAACCGGTTCTTGAAAATCGTTCCCGCTTCTGAACAAATGGATCCGAGCATTTCAACCGAGTGA
- a CDS encoding glycosyltransferase — MKTLIVSAVDLHGSPQGERLRLENIVRGAEALGPTELWQPRVVGQPFTRLARLVKFKSLYMARHVYSEDCPQRPYDLVIAFQLRMAPYALKCRAPIHILDLTDSLGLFRTRLKTFHTGILRQIMLWGVDELEIFWSGQYSEAWVSGWQDQQWLSHHGLSAVLVPNAVREKILLAPGNARELLFVANMAYLPNRLGLQHFLAHIWPTLVDEGYILHVAGPGTERIHARGVMAHGFVNDLRALYIQAGICISPVELGTGTQNKILEALGYGRPVITGPLAWKALPSTVQPVVAVATTSREWLQQLTLLQDPTTYGLRANRGFEAVELNGFPVTRRLQQLRF, encoded by the coding sequence GTGAAAACTTTAATTGTGTCTGCCGTTGACCTCCACGGTTCCCCCCAAGGCGAACGTTTGCGGTTAGAAAATATTGTACGGGGAGCTGAGGCTCTTGGTCCTACGGAATTATGGCAGCCCCGAGTGGTTGGCCAACCTTTTACGCGGCTCGCTAGATTAGTCAAATTTAAATCCTTGTATATGGCTCGTCATGTTTATTCTGAAGACTGTCCCCAACGGCCTTATGACCTTGTCATTGCGTTTCAACTGCGAATGGCTCCGTATGCCTTAAAATGTCGTGCTCCTATCCATATATTAGACCTGACTGACAGTCTGGGATTATTTCGAACCCGGTTGAAAACGTTTCACACCGGGATATTGCGGCAAATCATGCTTTGGGGAGTGGATGAACTAGAGATTTTTTGGTCGGGCCAATATTCGGAAGCGTGGGTAAGCGGCTGGCAAGATCAGCAATGGTTGAGCCATCACGGGCTTTCAGCGGTTTTGGTTCCCAACGCGGTAAGAGAGAAAATTTTATTGGCGCCCGGCAATGCGCGGGAGTTATTGTTCGTAGCCAATATGGCGTATTTACCGAATCGACTTGGCTTACAGCACTTTTTGGCACATATATGGCCGACATTGGTGGATGAAGGATATATTTTACACGTGGCCGGACCCGGAACAGAGCGAATTCACGCGCGCGGTGTGATGGCTCACGGCTTCGTCAATGATTTGCGCGCGCTTTATATCCAAGCAGGAATCTGCATCAGTCCTGTGGAACTGGGAACGGGAACCCAAAATAAAATTCTTGAAGCGCTAGGTTATGGGCGCCCAGTGATTACAGGACCATTGGCATGGAAAGCACTGCCGTCCACGGTACAACCCGTTGTTGCTGTCGCGACGACATCTCGGGAATGGCTTCAGCAACTAACACTTTTACAAGATCCGACGACATACGGGCTGCGGGCGAATAGGGGATTTGAGGCGGTTGAGCTAAATGGTTTTCCCGTCACTCGTCGGCTACAGCAGCTTCGTTTTTAA
- a CDS encoding NAD(P)/FAD-dependent oxidoreductase, whose amino-acid sequence MQKIVVVGGGYAGLGAIGPLQKLEEAELVLIEPGTGHQLIPELPEALAKHDSIEHHVVPYERLFTETRVQHIRQYATNIDLTRHSVLLDNGDDVHYDWLILCPGSEPSLPPIPGLRDVAHTLRDASDARGIKDALKYGKDQRVAVIGGGLTGVEVAGMLAHDHDVILVEAFDRLLPALGLGLSQYAYRRLVAAGVTVVMGQKLVRVNPPHIELEKDHFEYDVLIWAGGITPPRWIRQTDLPLDARGYPQADAYGQVLPNVFVAGDLWHVVVDGQEIPATAQLAALAGDFVGNTIVNRITKNNPGPEFRPRLRGMLISLDEGQGVGWVLHGGIPVRGFSARTLKNISFQQYRLKLSKIFDRPWPL is encoded by the coding sequence GTGCAAAAAATTGTAGTTGTTGGGGGCGGCTATGCCGGTTTAGGTGCAATTGGCCCTCTTCAAAAATTGGAAGAGGCTGAGCTCGTGTTAATTGAGCCGGGTACCGGCCATCAATTAATTCCTGAACTTCCCGAAGCGCTTGCCAAGCATGATAGTATCGAACACCATGTAGTTCCTTACGAAAGGCTTTTTACAGAAACCCGTGTCCAACACATACGCCAGTATGCCACCAATATCGATTTAACACGCCATAGCGTTCTCTTAGATAACGGTGATGATGTGCACTATGATTGGCTGATATTGTGCCCTGGTTCTGAACCGTCATTGCCTCCCATTCCCGGGCTTCGCGACGTGGCTCACACTTTACGTGATGCCTCAGATGCACGGGGAATCAAGGATGCTTTGAAATATGGTAAAGACCAGCGGGTTGCCGTCATAGGCGGAGGATTAACCGGTGTCGAAGTTGCCGGCATGTTAGCTCATGATCACGATGTGATTTTGGTAGAAGCCTTTGACCGATTATTGCCCGCACTCGGTTTAGGATTATCTCAATATGCCTACCGTCGGCTGGTTGCCGCAGGTGTTACCGTGGTCATGGGTCAAAAGTTAGTCCGAGTTAACCCTCCCCATATCGAACTCGAAAAAGATCACTTTGAGTATGATGTGCTCATCTGGGCAGGAGGTATCACGCCTCCTCGATGGATCCGTCAAACCGATCTCCCTTTAGATGCGCGTGGATATCCGCAAGCCGATGCCTATGGTCAAGTTCTCCCCAATGTGTTTGTTGCCGGAGATCTTTGGCATGTGGTTGTCGACGGCCAGGAAATCCCCGCAACAGCTCAACTGGCGGCTCTCGCGGGTGATTTTGTAGGCAATACGATTGTCAATCGGATTACGAAGAATAATCCAGGACCCGAATTTCGTCCCCGACTGCGAGGCATGCTAATTTCACTGGATGAAGGTCAGGGAGTTGGATGGGTATTACACGGGGGAATTCCCGTCCGAGGATTTAGCGCTCGGACCCTGAAAAATATCTCTTTTCAACAATATCGGTTAAAATTGTCCAAGATCTTTGATCGTCCCTGGCCGTTATAG
- the thrB gene encoding homoserine kinase: protein MLLIQVPATSANLGSGLDSLGLALSLYLKLTYCSAPTLTIEPFGEGAEVLPRNEDNLIWTTASRLYWEMTGSIIPPGHITVSSQIPLSRGLGSSAAAVVAGLLLANALLPEPLSMDRLLHTATAIEGHPDNVAAALFGGFVLVYRDRNSVIRVNRYTPPALTSLLAIPAYPVPTKDSRAILPPQVSRDDAIFNAQRVALWIHAVSQNDWSVLRDAADDRLHQPYRTVLVEGLDELIRASYDAGAFAATLSGSGPTVMALTDSEHAPAIEKAWKDLASHHHWPLTIRYAQPIAEGAQVQWIDNIKNEAAVADE from the coding sequence GTGTTACTAATTCAAGTGCCTGCGACCAGTGCCAATCTCGGCTCGGGGTTGGATAGTTTAGGCTTGGCGTTGTCACTCTATTTAAAATTAACCTATTGTTCGGCTCCAACGTTAACGATCGAACCCTTCGGCGAAGGTGCTGAGGTGTTGCCTCGCAATGAAGACAACCTGATATGGACAACAGCAAGCCGATTGTATTGGGAGATGACAGGGTCGATAATTCCCCCAGGACACATCACAGTGTCCAGCCAAATTCCCTTAAGCCGGGGTTTGGGTTCTAGTGCCGCAGCCGTCGTTGCGGGTTTATTATTGGCCAACGCATTATTGCCAGAACCGCTCAGCATGGATCGCCTTTTACACACAGCCACAGCCATCGAAGGCCATCCGGACAATGTAGCTGCCGCTCTCTTTGGGGGATTTGTCCTCGTCTACCGAGATCGTAACAGTGTGATTCGTGTCAACCGTTATACACCTCCCGCGCTCACCAGTCTTTTAGCTATTCCGGCGTATCCGGTTCCTACCAAAGATTCACGGGCGATTTTACCGCCCCAAGTCTCTCGTGACGATGCCATATTTAATGCGCAAAGGGTGGCACTATGGATTCATGCCGTCTCACAAAATGATTGGAGCGTGTTGCGAGATGCAGCTGATGACCGTCTGCACCAACCTTATCGCACAGTCTTAGTGGAGGGACTCGATGAATTAATTCGGGCGAGTTATGACGCGGGAGCCTTTGCCGCTACACTCTCCGGCTCGGGACCAACCGTTATGGCTTTGACGGATTCAGAACATGCACCAGCTATCGAAAAGGCCTGGAAAGATTTAGCGTCACACCATCATTGGCCGTTGACGATTCGTTATGCACAACCGATTGCCGAGGGTGCTCAAGTTCAGTGGATCGATAATATTAAAAACGAAGCTGCTGTAGCCGACGAGTGA
- a CDS encoding beta-N-acetylglucosaminidase domain-containing protein encodes MFRLGNTGEIVIKRAIGIVSIIAALAVGAGLIWHTESRNLTIHSSPTKSHSSVAHLPHISRQDFMAGVVEGFYGPEWSFRATVQVLQFMHRQGFNTFVYAPKNAPYLRAQWNVLFPAQALKALHHLVVTAQNNRIQFVCSISPGLSIEYSSPRDQQQLLAKINQLWSIGIHSFMISFDDIPDQLNGPDAQIYHNNLALAQSKLVDRVYRDELKDGHAIQLLFTPTVYWGVQNNLYWSTLKTELNAHIPVIWTGPWVLSKVVTQKQATAVEQDIGHPLVIWDNYPVNDYTYVISHHPQLFMGPVMGRSPHLISVVHGYLFNPMLQPYPSEVALSTGAQYLEHPTTYQPIKAWVQALGQWGKPVQPALQSFAAANSVSFMNTRPLDHLDRHMTAFWNGYRHHDNLLNTALYRQFTRWNHNTRILEEKLPRSFYAQIEPWIQIYQAEAQLGMTVIRMLNNPSSASPATVQAIVARQDKINASADQLGVHTLLSNWFADAFAHVPFNN; translated from the coding sequence ATGTTTCGCTTAGGGAATACGGGGGAGATTGTTATCAAACGGGCAATTGGGATTGTGAGCATTATTGCAGCATTGGCAGTCGGTGCGGGACTCATCTGGCATACTGAGTCAAGAAATCTGACAATCCATTCGTCACCTACTAAATCCCACTCATCAGTGGCGCATTTACCTCATATTTCCCGACAAGACTTCATGGCGGGTGTCGTTGAAGGGTTTTATGGACCTGAGTGGTCTTTTCGCGCGACGGTACAGGTTTTACAATTCATGCATCGTCAGGGTTTCAATACATTCGTCTATGCGCCCAAGAATGCGCCCTATTTACGGGCACAATGGAATGTCTTGTTTCCGGCCCAAGCTTTGAAGGCACTTCATCATTTGGTTGTGACAGCCCAAAATAATCGCATTCAATTTGTTTGTTCTATTAGTCCCGGCTTATCCATAGAATACTCATCCCCCCGGGATCAACAACAATTGCTTGCCAAGATTAATCAATTATGGTCCATTGGCATTCATTCTTTCATGATAAGTTTTGATGATATTCCGGACCAGTTAAACGGACCCGATGCACAAATTTATCACAACAATTTGGCGTTGGCCCAAAGTAAGTTGGTTGACAGGGTTTATCGAGACGAATTAAAGGATGGTCATGCTATTCAGTTATTGTTTACTCCAACAGTTTATTGGGGAGTACAAAATAATCTCTATTGGAGTACGTTAAAGACGGAGTTAAATGCGCATATTCCCGTGATATGGACCGGCCCATGGGTTTTGTCCAAAGTCGTCACGCAAAAACAGGCGACTGCAGTTGAGCAGGATATAGGGCATCCTCTTGTGATTTGGGACAATTATCCTGTAAATGACTATACATATGTTATAAGCCACCATCCTCAATTATTTATGGGACCCGTGATGGGACGAAGCCCTCATCTTATCTCCGTCGTGCATGGCTATTTGTTTAATCCGATGTTACAACCTTATCCATCGGAAGTGGCGCTATCCACTGGTGCACAGTATTTAGAACATCCCACTACATACCAACCTATAAAAGCTTGGGTCCAGGCATTAGGTCAATGGGGCAAGCCAGTTCAACCGGCATTGCAAAGCTTTGCAGCAGCCAACTCGGTTAGTTTTATGAATACTCGCCCTCTGGATCACCTTGATCGTCATATGACAGCGTTTTGGAATGGTTACCGTCATCATGATAATTTGCTGAATACCGCTTTATACCGACAATTCACTCGCTGGAACCACAATACACGTATTCTTGAAGAAAAATTGCCACGGTCATTTTACGCACAAATTGAACCGTGGATACAGATTTACCAGGCTGAGGCACAACTCGGGATGACGGTGATTCGGATGTTAAATAATCCGTCAAGTGCGAGTCCGGCGACGGTTCAGGCTATTGTTGCCCGGCAGGATAAAATTAACGCGTCGGCAGATCAGTTAGGAGTGCATACACTTCTAAGCAACTGGTTTGCCGACGCATTTGCCCACGTGCCCTTTAATAATTAG